In Scylla paramamosain isolate STU-SP2022 chromosome 1, ASM3559412v1, whole genome shotgun sequence, one DNA window encodes the following:
- the LOC135103101 gene encoding dimethyladenosine transferase 2, mitochondrial-like yields the protein MMLTRFSRTSFAPKPSYLYFACQKYMNKISTKRNIGIAENRNFCKGSVRLETVSRVTERKNSLTGEDSDSAFLQPTFSEDSSKISQDKTIHDLSKKIKLLLKGSKGTRRQHIVDINVAETLVTYLKKDLGDSDIIVESSPGIGLLTEIILTETENSVVVYEPNNKLRSNFEKLLLPQYSSRLQVQKYDFEKFYGYYIIDQKEPEKPILQNFLDPILRKEGSEFLPVKIVGVIYDAKFIARLIFSYTFQCSLFREISPVLYIYIPFSIYCKITRDLNYVYNSHGLQFQYYFNVETLHVASKESFYPICTKFRKKMRDNDDMYLVKISPKKEFLQEVPKKELESFHYFMNTISRIKRADSLIIGMERWIPDCGPVLIKNGFHVFAHPRELSTEQLLQAYKIFKNLPSYQESTFHYQRQQFVARYGSKDEEMLESKSTDETVDLDDHEFLEN from the exons ATGATGCTTACAAGATTCTCCAGGACAAGCTTTGCTCCAAAGCCATCATACTTATATTTTGCTtgtcaaaaatatatgaataagatttccacaaaaagaaatataggaaTTGCAGAAAACAGAAACTTCTGTAAGGGCTCTGTGCGTCTTGAAACAGTCAGTAGagtaacagaaagaaaaaattctCTTACTGGAGAAGATTCAGATTCAGCCTTTTTACAGCCCACTTTTTCAGAAGACAGCAGTAAAATTAGTCAAGACAAAACCATTCATGATCtcagtaaaaagataaaactcCTTCTGAAGGGATCCAAAGGCACAAGAAGACAACATATAGTGGACATAAATGTAGCAGAAACACTTGTAACATATTTGAAAAAAGATCTAGGAGACAGTGATATCATAGTTGAATCTTCTCCTGGGATTGGGCTGCTAACTGAAATAATTTTAACTGAGACTGAAAACAGTGTGGTAGTTTATGAGCCCAACAACAAACTCAGGTCTAATTTTGAAAAGTTGCTGCTGCCTCAATATTCAAGTCGTCTCCAGGTACAAAAGTATGATTTTGAAAAATTCTATGGATATTATATCATAGATCAAAAGGAACCTGAGAAGCCAATATTGCAGAACTTTTTAGATCCTAtattgagaaaagaaggatCTGAATTTTTGCCTGTAAAGATAGTTGGTGTGATATATGATGCAAAATTTATTGCTAGACTGATTTTCTCATATACCTTTCAGTGTTCTTTATTTAGAGAAATCTCACCTGTCCTGTACATATACATCCCTTTCAGCATATATTGTAAAATAACCCGTgaccttaattatgtatataatAGCCATGGTCTACAATTTCAATACTACTTTAATGTGGAGACCTTACATGTGGCATCTAAGGAAAGTTTCTATCCTATCTGCACCAagtttaggaaaaaaatgagagataaTGATGACATGTATCTTGTCAAGATTTCACCAAAGAAGGAGTTTCTCCAGGAG GTGCCAAAGAAAGAGCTGGAGAGTTTCCACTACTTCATGAACACAATATCTCGCATCAAGAGGGCTGATTCACTTATCATAGGGATGGAGCGCTGGATTCCTGACTGTGGCCCAGTGCTTATTAAG aATGGCTTCCATGTATTTGCACATCCAAGAGAGTTATCAACAGAGCAATTATTGCAAGCCTACAAGATTTTCAAAAATTTACCATCATATCAGGAATCCACTTTCCATTACCAGAGACAACAGTTTGTTGCAAGATATGGAtcaaaagatgaagaaatgctAGAGAGTAAATCAACTGATGAAACTGTTGACTTGGATGACCATGAGTTCTTGGAAAATTGA